The window CTGGCTCTGGCGGTGGGTTATCTGATCTGTCGTTTCATCACCACCTCGCGTTTTGGTCGGGTGCTGGTGGCCATTCGCGATGGCGAAAGCCGGGTGCGCTTTCTGGGTTATCGTGCCGAACACTATCAACTTTTCGTGTTTGTGGTATCGGCCATGCTGGCGGGCGTGGCGGGGGCGGTCTACGTCCCACAGGTGGGGATCATCAATCCGGGTGAGTTTGCCCCGGCGGGTTCCATCGAAATCATCATCTGGGTGGCGGTGGGGGGGCGCGGTACCCTGTATGGTGCCGTGTTGGGGGCGATCCTGGTGAACTATGCCAAAACCTGGTTCACCGGCGCCATGCCCGAGGCCTGGCTCTATATGTTGGGAACCCTTTTCGTGGCAACCACCCTTTTTCTGCCCCGTGGTCTGGTCGGACTGGTCGGGCTTCGGCGACCTTTCGCTTCACGGGAGGACAATCGTCGCGCATCCACCCCCGCGCCATCGATCCAGGACCGGCCATGAGCGCCATCGAGGTCAAACACAAGGCCCAGGAAACTCTGCTCTATCTGGATGGGGTGTCGGTTTCCTTCGATGGATTCAAGGCGATCGACGAACTGAACCTTTATATCCTCGCCGGCGAACTCAGAGCCGTCATCGGACCCAACGGGGCGGGGAAAACAACCATGATGGACATCATTACCGGAAAGACCCGTCCCGACAAGGGGGATGTCTTCTTCAAGGGGGACATCGACCTGACGCGCCTGGACGAGGCGGAAATCGCCAATCTGGGTATTGGCCGGAAATTTCAGAAACCGACGGTCTTCGAAACCCTGACGGTATGGGACAATCTGGAATTGGCCCTTTCCGGTCAGCGCTCGGTGTGGCAATCGTTACGGTTTCGCTTGACGCCACTTCAGCAACGCCGCATCGACCAGGTCTTGCAGACGATCGGACTGACCGATTTGCGAAAAATGCGCGCGGGGGGGCTTTCCCATGGTCGAAAACAGTGGTTGGAGATCGGCATGCTGCTGATGCAGGACCCGGAAGTGTTGCTTGTGGATGAGCCTGTCGCCGGCATGACCGACGACGAAACCGCCCAGACCGCCGAATTGCTCAAGGCGATCAGGCGGGACCATTCGGTGGTGGTGGTGGAGCATGACATGGCGTTCATTCGCGCCATGGACTGCAAGGTGACGGTGCTCCATGAAGGATCGGTACTGGCCGAGGGACCGATGGACGAGATTCAGGCCAATCCGAAGGTCATTGAAGTCTATCTTGGTCGTTAGGGTGACGGATCATGCTGCGTGTCGAAGGGATCGATCTTTTCTACGGCGCCTCCCAGACATTGAAGCGGGTGAATCTATCCGCCAACATTGGCCGCATTACCTGTGTTCTGGGTCGCAACGGCGTGGGAAAGACCAGCCTGTTGCGGGCGGTGGTGGGTCGTCATCCCATCGCGTGCGGGCGGATCGTGTGGAATGGCCAGGAGATCGGCGCCTTGCCGAGCCACCAGCGGGCAGCTCGTGGCATCGCCTTCGTCCCTCAGGGGCGGGAAATCTTTCCCTTGCTTTCGGTGCGGGAAAATCTGCACACCGGCTTTGCCACGCTCGAAAAATCGTTGCATCATGTTCCCGACGAGATTTTCGATCTTTTTCCAGTTCTTGCGGGCATGTTGCATCGGCGTGGCGGAGATTTGTCCGGTGGGCAGCAGCAACAGTTGGCCATCGCCCGGGCGCTGGTGACCCGTCCCCGATTGTTGGTTCTGGATGAACCCACGGAAGGGATTCAACCCTCCATCATCAAGGACATTGAACGGGTCATTCGTCACCTGGCAGGCAGGGGAGACATGGGCATCCTCCTGGTGGAGCAGTATTTTGAATTTGCCCGGGATTTGGCCGATGACTTCATCGTCATGGATCGGGGAGAGGTGGTGATGACTGGAACCCGGGCGAACATGGTGGAAGCGGACGTGCGTCGTCATTTGACGGTGTAATGCCGTTCAGGTTTTTTCAAAGGACGAACAACGGAGTATCATGGGGCTGGTCGGGCTGGCGTTGCGGGATGCTCCCGACCTGTTGTACCAGATTGCGTTGTACATGGTGACAAGGAAATTTTTTCCGATTGATTGCTTGAAAGGAATTGCACTATTTTCCATCCCGGGCGTTGGACCATGCGGAGCATTTTCTGTTTGGCGCAGCGTTCATTCCACCATTTCGATGTTACCAGTTTTTTTCCTGATCAAGGGCACCCACCAGGGTGCCTTTGGCATATCGGAAAAACAAAGAATATGAGATGCGTCCATCGAGACCGACAGATGACCGGTCGTTTCGTTTCGAACCGTAGCGCCCATCCGGTGTGTGGGCGGGCCGAGATCGTTTTCAAGCGGACGGAAGGAGGAACCCGGCTGGGACACCTGTACCAGAGGAATCCGTATCGGGTATTGTTTCCCCATTCCGAATCGGGAGAACCGGTGACCGCGGTATTGGTGACGACCTCGGGGGGGATGGTGGGGGGCGACCGTCTGGAAGGGGCGATCGAGGTTCAGGCGGGTTGCGAGGCGTTGGTGATGACCCAGGCGGCGGAAAAGGTGTACCGTTCCAATGGCGCCGACTGCGGTATCGATCTTTCCCTGAGTGCGGGTCGGGGTGCGCGTCTGGAGTGGTTGTCCCAGGAGTGCATCGTGTTCGATGGCGCCCGCTTGCGTCGCCATACCCGACTGGCGGTGCAGGGGGATGGGGAGATACTGGCCGGCGAACTGCTGGTATTTGGTCGGACCGCCATGGGAGAGCGACTTCGCAGGGGACTGATCCGGGATGCCTGGAGTTTGCGGCGGGACGATGGTCCGGTTGTCTGGCGCGATGCGTTGCACATGGAAGGAGATCTGGCCTCCCTGTTGGCCGATCCCGCCTGTTTCGACGGCGCTTTGGCTGCCGGCAGTGTGGTGCATGCAGGACCCGATCATCTGGAAACGGCCCGAACCCTGTTGGCCGAAACCGTTACGGATGGAATTCGGGCTGCGGCTGGCCGGATCCTCGATGCCGGGGGTGGCGGGGTGACTGTGGTTCGTTGGCTGGGGGATGATCCGGGGTTTTGCCGTGCCGCCTATGGGCGTTTCTGGGCCGGATACCGGTACCGGGTGTGGGGCAGACCCGAACGCCTGCCCCGCTTGTGGAATATTTGAACAAAAACCATTCGCGATGGGGTCTGATCATGCACCTGTCACCTCGGGAAAAAGACAAACTGTTGGTGGCCACCGCCGCCATGGTCGCCCGCCGCCGTCTGGAGCGGGGGGTACGGCTCAATCATCCGGAGGCGGTGGCCCTGATCACCGACTTTGTCGTCGAGGGGGCCCGGGATGGTCACAGTGTGGCCGATTTGATGAGTTCCGGGGCCAGGGTGTTGACCCGGGATCAGGTGATGGAGGGCATCGCCGAAATGATCCACGAAATTCAGGTGGAGGCCACTTTTCCCGATGGCACCAAGCTGGTGACGGTTCACAATCCAATTCGTTGACCCGTGTACCGGAACAATTTCGGGATTGCCATGATTCGGAGAACGTTATGATTCCTGGAGAGGTCATTGCCGCCGGAGGGACCATCCTTCTCAATCAGGGACGCGAGACCCTGACCCTGATGGTCGCCAACGCCGGCGACCGTCCCATTCAGGTGGGATCGCATTATCATTTTTACGAGACCAACGCCGCCCTTTCCTTCGATCGGGAAGCGGCTCGGGGATATCGATTGGACATTCCGTCGGGAACGGCGGTTCGTTTCGAGCCGGGACAGAGTCGCCAGGTGCGACTGGTCGCATTGGCTGGGGACCGCAGGGTGATCGGATTCAATGCCCGCATCGATGGTGAATTGGGACCGGAGCGCAGAACATGAGCTGTGAAATCGAACGTTCGGCCTATGCCGCCATGTATGGACCGACGGTTGGTGACAGGGTGCGTCTTGCCGATACCGACCTGTTCGTGGCGGTGGAGGAGGACCGCACCGTTTACGGCGAGGAGGTGAAGTTCGGCGGTGGCAAGGTGTTGCGGGACGGCATGGGGCAGTCGCAGGCGAGCCGGGCCCAGGGGGCGGTGGACACGGTGATCACCAACGCATTGATCGTGGATCACTGGGGCATCGTCAAGGCGGACATCGGCATTCGCGATGGCCGGATCGTCGCCATCGGCAAGGCGGGCAATCCCGACATCCAGCCCGGGGTGAACATTGTTTTCGGGCCCGGCACCGAGGCCATTGCCGGGGAAGGACGGATTGTCACCGCGGGAGGAATCGATGCCCACATCCACTGGATCTGTCCACAGCAGATCGAAGATGCCCTTCACTCCGGGGTGACTACCATGCTTGGAGGTGGAACCGGTCCGGCGGAGGGGACCTTTGCCACCACCTGCACTCCGGGTCCGTGGCATGTGGCGCGGATGATGCAGGCTGCGGAAGGATTGCCGGTCAACATTGGTTTTTTTGGCAAAGGCAATGCTTCCCGTTCCGAGGCCTTGCGGGAGCAGGTGGCGGCTGGGGTATGCGGGCTGAAGCTGCATGAGGATTGGGGGACGACCCCGGCGGCCATCGACCGGTGCCTGAGTGTGGCCGAGGAGATGGACATCCAGGTGGCGATTCATACCGATACCTTGAACGAATCGGGTTTTGTGGAGAACACGTTGGCCGCGTTCAAGGGACGGCCCATTCATGCCTTCCATACCGAAGGGGCGGGGGGCGGTCATGCCCCGGATATCATCAAGCTGTGTGGACAGAATCATGTTCTGCCCTCTTCGACCAATCCCACGCGGCCCTATACGGTCAATACCATCGACGAACACCTGGACATGTTGATGGTGTGTCACCATCTGGACCCGCGCATTCCCGAGGATGTAGCGTTTGCCGAATCCCGCATTCGGCGCGAGACCATTGCCGCCGAGGATATTTTGCACGATCTGGGGGCTTTTTCCATGATCGCCTCGGATTCCCAGGCGATGGGGCGGGTGGGCGAGGTGATCATTCGCACCTGGCAGACGGCGCACAAGATGAAACGTCAGCGCGGCCCGCTGAAGGAGGATGTCGCGGGACACGACAATTTTCGCGTCAAGCGTTATATCGCCAAATACACGATCAATCCGGCGATCACGCATGGGATTTCCCGCCATGTGGGATCGGTGGAGGTGGGCAAGTTTGCCGATCTGGTCATGTGGCGTCCCATGTTTTTTGGTGTCAAGCCGGACTTGGTTCTCAAGTGCGGCACCATCGTCGCGGCGGCGATGGGGGATCCCAATGCGTCCATTCCGACGCCGCAGCCGGTCCACGCACGACCGATGTTCGGTGCTTTTGGCGGATCGTTGACCCGAAGTTCGGTGTTGTTTGTTTCCCGGGCGGGGGTCGATGGCGGGATCGCCGGTCGTTTTGGTTTGAACAAGACGCTGGTGGCGGTCGAGGGGTGTCGTTCGGTGTTCAAGGCCGACATGATTCACAACGGGTATACCCCGGTCATGGAGGTCGATCCCGAGACCTATGAAGTTCGGGCCGATGGGGTGTTGTTGACCTGCGAACCGGCGACGGTGTTGCCGATGGCGCAGCGCTATTTTCTCTTTTGAGGGATTATTTTCATGGGCCATGGGCGGTCAGGCATGAACGACGAGCGGCGGGTGACGGTGCTGGTTCGCGGCGGAGGTGTGGCGCGGGTACCGGAGACGGCCCGAGTGACCCTGGCTTTTCACCTGCGTCATAAACGGCGGATTCGCATGACCGACGATGCGGGGGTGCCGTTTCTGCTGGATCTGGAGCAGGCCACCCTCATGGAGGATGGCGATTTGTTGTTGCTGGCCGACGGTTCGGGGTGCATTCGCGTGGTTGCCGCCCGCGAAGGGGTTGTGGATATGATTCCGGCAACCGTGGAGGAGGGGGTGCGTCTGGCATGGCACATCGGCAACCGTCACACCCCGCTTCAGGTGTTGCCCGGCGGGGGCTTGCGCATTCTGGACGACCCGGTACTGGCCGACATGTTGGCGGGGTTGGGCGCCCAGGTGACCCGATGCCTGGCTCCGTTTTCCCCGGAGGGGGGCGCTTATGGCCACGGCAGCCGTGGTGGCATGGAGCGGCCTAAGCGATCGGAGGATTCCATTCACGAACATGGCGGTCATGTACATCGTCATGATCACTCCTGAGGGCATTCTTCAGGTTTTGATGACCTGGTTTTCCCCTGGTTTTCCGGTGGGGGC of the Magnetococcales bacterium genome contains:
- the urtE gene encoding urea ABC transporter ATP-binding subunit UrtE — encoded protein: MLRVEGIDLFYGASQTLKRVNLSANIGRITCVLGRNGVGKTSLLRAVVGRHPIACGRIVWNGQEIGALPSHQRAARGIAFVPQGREIFPLLSVRENLHTGFATLEKSLHHVPDEIFDLFPVLAGMLHRRGGDLSGGQQQQLAIARALVTRPRLLVLDEPTEGIQPSIIKDIERVIRHLAGRGDMGILLVEQYFEFARDLADDFIVMDRGEVVMTGTRANMVEADVRRHLTV
- the urtD gene encoding urea ABC transporter ATP-binding protein UrtD; its protein translation is MSAIEVKHKAQETLLYLDGVSVSFDGFKAIDELNLYILAGELRAVIGPNGAGKTTMMDIITGKTRPDKGDVFFKGDIDLTRLDEAEIANLGIGRKFQKPTVFETLTVWDNLELALSGQRSVWQSLRFRLTPLQQRRIDQVLQTIGLTDLRKMRAGGLSHGRKQWLEIGMLLMQDPEVLLVDEPVAGMTDDETAQTAELLKAIRRDHSVVVVEHDMAFIRAMDCKVTVLHEGSVLAEGPMDEIQANPKVIEVYLGR
- a CDS encoding urease accessory protein UreD, giving the protein MTGRFVSNRSAHPVCGRAEIVFKRTEGGTRLGHLYQRNPYRVLFPHSESGEPVTAVLVTTSGGMVGGDRLEGAIEVQAGCEALVMTQAAEKVYRSNGADCGIDLSLSAGRGARLEWLSQECIVFDGARLRRHTRLAVQGDGEILAGELLVFGRTAMGERLRRGLIRDAWSLRRDDGPVVWRDALHMEGDLASLLADPACFDGALAAGSVVHAGPDHLETARTLLAETVTDGIRAAAGRILDAGGGGVTVVRWLGDDPGFCRAAYGRFWAGYRYRVWGRPERLPRLWNI
- a CDS encoding urease subunit beta, coding for MIPGEVIAAGGTILLNQGRETLTLMVANAGDRPIQVGSHYHFYETNAALSFDREAARGYRLDIPSGTAVRFEPGQSRQVRLVALAGDRRVIGFNARIDGELGPERRT
- a CDS encoding urease accessory protein UreE, with the translated sequence MNDERRVTVLVRGGGVARVPETARVTLAFHLRHKRRIRMTDDAGVPFLLDLEQATLMEDGDLLLLADGSGCIRVVAAREGVVDMIPATVEEGVRLAWHIGNRHTPLQVLPGGGLRILDDPVLADMLAGLGAQVTRCLAPFSPEGGAYGHGSRGGMERPKRSEDSIHEHGGHVHRHDHS
- a CDS encoding urease subunit gamma codes for the protein MHLSPREKDKLLVATAAMVARRRLERGVRLNHPEAVALITDFVVEGARDGHSVADLMSSGARVLTRDQVMEGIAEMIHEIQVEATFPDGTKLVTVHNPIR
- the ureC gene encoding urease subunit alpha — its product is MSCEIERSAYAAMYGPTVGDRVRLADTDLFVAVEEDRTVYGEEVKFGGGKVLRDGMGQSQASRAQGAVDTVITNALIVDHWGIVKADIGIRDGRIVAIGKAGNPDIQPGVNIVFGPGTEAIAGEGRIVTAGGIDAHIHWICPQQIEDALHSGVTTMLGGGTGPAEGTFATTCTPGPWHVARMMQAAEGLPVNIGFFGKGNASRSEALREQVAAGVCGLKLHEDWGTTPAAIDRCLSVAEEMDIQVAIHTDTLNESGFVENTLAAFKGRPIHAFHTEGAGGGHAPDIIKLCGQNHVLPSSTNPTRPYTVNTIDEHLDMLMVCHHLDPRIPEDVAFAESRIRRETIAAEDILHDLGAFSMIASDSQAMGRVGEVIIRTWQTAHKMKRQRGPLKEDVAGHDNFRVKRYIAKYTINPAITHGISRHVGSVEVGKFADLVMWRPMFFGVKPDLVLKCGTIVAAAMGDPNASIPTPQPVHARPMFGAFGGSLTRSSVLFVSRAGVDGGIAGRFGLNKTLVAVEGCRSVFKADMIHNGYTPVMEVDPETYEVRADGVLLTCEPATVLPMAQRYFLF